Proteins encoded in a region of the Sphingopyxis sp. OAS728 genome:
- a CDS encoding HAD-IB family hydrolase, translating into MLASEPGSHIAALFDFDGTIISGYSATAMLREKFQRREMSMEEIAETAQVIAQHSLGTIGFSGLMSGAAKFMKGVDEESFIEFGEELYKKHIARKIYPETRAIIEAHQAKGHRVAIISSATIYQIEPTARDLGITDIKCSAYEIEDGVFTGEIIRPLCFGEGKVLAAEELAEEYGLDLDQSFFYSDSDDDIELLERVGKPRPLNPNLKLKAIAEENGWPVQRFGSRGTPSWVDYTRTIYATGSLVGAFAAGLPIWALTRSQREAANFSIGLFGDFATAITGVELEVEDEKNLWSSRPCVFIFNHQSKADVMILAKLIRRDMGGVGKKEIKDIPILGKLMEWGGTVFVDRADGKSAIKAMEPLVDAIRVEGKSICISPEGTRSLTPKLEPFKKGAFHLAMQAGVPIVPIVIHNATDVAPKNEFVMRPATVRVTVLPPVDTSGWSPKTINNHVRDVRNMFLRTLGQPEESVAESVAKEPAPEDAPPEAKTEKAKPKKAAAKKPAAKKKAPAKKPAAAKGKTG; encoded by the coding sequence GTGCTCGCGTCGGAGCCGGGATCGCATATCGCCGCGCTGTTCGATTTCGATGGAACGATCATCTCGGGCTACTCCGCGACCGCGATGCTGCGCGAGAAGTTCCAGCGCCGCGAAATGTCGATGGAAGAGATTGCCGAGACCGCGCAGGTCATCGCGCAGCACAGCCTCGGTACCATCGGTTTCTCGGGGCTGATGTCGGGCGCCGCCAAATTCATGAAGGGCGTCGACGAGGAAAGCTTCATCGAGTTCGGCGAAGAACTCTACAAGAAGCATATCGCCCGCAAAATCTATCCCGAAACGCGCGCGATCATCGAGGCGCATCAGGCGAAGGGCCACCGCGTCGCGATCATCTCGTCGGCGACGATCTACCAGATCGAACCAACCGCGCGCGACCTTGGCATCACCGACATCAAATGCTCGGCCTATGAGATCGAGGATGGCGTCTTTACCGGCGAAATCATCCGCCCGCTCTGCTTCGGCGAGGGTAAGGTGCTCGCGGCCGAGGAACTGGCCGAGGAGTACGGCCTCGATCTCGACCAGAGCTTTTTCTATTCGGACAGCGACGATGATATCGAACTGCTCGAACGCGTCGGCAAGCCGCGCCCGCTCAACCCGAACCTCAAACTCAAGGCAATCGCCGAAGAAAATGGCTGGCCGGTGCAGCGGTTCGGCAGCCGCGGCACGCCGTCATGGGTAGATTATACGCGCACCATCTACGCCACCGGCTCGCTCGTCGGCGCCTTCGCTGCGGGCTTGCCGATCTGGGCGCTGACGCGCTCGCAGCGCGAGGCGGCGAATTTCTCGATCGGGCTGTTCGGCGACTTCGCCACCGCGATTACGGGGGTCGAGCTGGAGGTCGAGGATGAGAAGAATCTCTGGTCCTCGCGCCCCTGCGTCTTCATCTTCAACCATCAGAGCAAGGCGGACGTGATGATCCTCGCCAAGCTCATCCGCCGCGACATGGGCGGGGTGGGGAAGAAGGAAATCAAGGACATCCCCATTCTCGGCAAGCTGATGGAATGGGGCGGCACCGTTTTCGTCGACCGCGCCGACGGCAAGAGCGCGATCAAGGCGATGGAGCCGCTGGTCGACGCGATCCGGGTCGAGGGCAAGTCGATCTGCATCTCGCCCGAAGGCACGCGCAGCCTGACGCCGAAACTCGAACCGTTTAAGAAGGGGGCCTTCCACCTCGCGATGCAGGCGGGCGTGCCGATCGTCCCGATCGTGATCCATAATGCCACCGACGTCGCGCCGAAGAACGAGTTTGTGATGCGTCCCGCCACGGTCCGCGTTACCGTGCTGCCGCCGGTCGACACGTCGGGATGGAGCCCGAAGACGATAAATAACCATGTCCGCGATGTGCGGAACATGTTCCTGCGGACACTTGGCCAGCCCGAGGAAAGCGTTGCGGAATCGGTGGCGAAAGAGCCTGCACCCGAGGACGCTCCGCCGGAGGCCAAGACCGAAAAGGCCAAGCCCAAAAAGGCGGCCGCGAAAAAGCCCGCCGCGAAGAAAAAGGCCCCCGCTAAAAAGCCCGCGGCCGCCAAGGGAAAGACCGGCTAA
- a CDS encoding bifunctional 4-hydroxy-2-oxoglutarate aldolase/2-dehydro-3-deoxy-phosphogluconate aldolase, with the protein MSQSIDQIMRLAPVIPVIVIDRVEDAVPMAEALVAGGLTVLEVTLRTPAALDAIKAMKSVKGAVVGAGTVLDPAMLDAAISAGSEFIVSPGLTDNLGKAAVASGIPFLPGTANAGDIMRGMDLGLDRFKFFPAATSGGIPALKALAGPFGQARFCPTGGISLATAPEWLALEAVLCVGGSWVVPSGPLDAAKIETLAREAAALSRH; encoded by the coding sequence TTGAGCCAGTCCATCGACCAGATCATGCGCCTCGCGCCCGTCATCCCGGTGATCGTCATCGACCGGGTCGAGGATGCGGTGCCGATGGCCGAGGCGCTCGTTGCGGGCGGCCTCACGGTGCTCGAAGTGACGCTGCGCACCCCCGCCGCGCTCGACGCGATCAAGGCGATGAAAAGTGTCAAGGGCGCGGTCGTCGGCGCGGGTACCGTGCTCGATCCTGCGATGCTCGACGCCGCGATTTCCGCGGGCTCCGAATTCATCGTCTCGCCGGGCCTCACCGATAATCTCGGCAAGGCGGCGGTCGCCAGCGGGATTCCCTTCCTGCCCGGTACCGCCAACGCCGGCGACATCATGCGCGGGATGGACCTCGGCCTCGACCGCTTCAAATTCTTCCCCGCAGCGACCAGCGGCGGCATCCCGGCGCTGAAGGCGCTCGCGGGCCCCTTCGGTCAGGCGCGCTTCTGTCCGACCGGGGGCATCAGCCTCGCGACCGCACCCGAATGGCTCGCGCTCGAAGCGGTGCTGTGCGTCGGCGGCAGTTGGGTCGTCCCGTCTGGACCGCTCGACGCCGCGAAAATCGAGACGCTAGCTCGCGAAGCCGCTGCCCTTTCGCGCCATTGA
- the edd gene encoding phosphogluconate dehydratase: MTDLNPVIAKVTDRIIARSAPRRAAYLELMDRQREAGTNRGNLSCGNLAHGFAASGEDKPAIRSGAEMNIGIVTSYNDMLSAHQPYGRYPEQIKLFAREVGATAQVAGGVPAMCDGVTQGQAGMDLSLFSRDNIAQGTVIALSHAMFESALLLGICDKIVPGLLIGALRFGHLPQILIPAGPMPSGLANKEKQRVRQLYAEGKATRDELLEAEAASYHGAGTCTFYGTANSNQMMMELMGLHIPGSAFTNPGTKLRQELTRAATHRIAQIGWDGDDYRPLARCIDEKAIVNAAIGLLATGGSTNHAIHLPAIARAAGIVIDWQDFDELSHAVPLLARVYPNGAGDVNNFHAAGGIGYVVRELLGAGLLHGDVLTVGGTMADYAAEPVLVNDELHWQAAPAESRDDTMLRPVSAPFSPDGGMRLLAGNLGRAIIKTSAVAEDRWTIEAPCRIFDDQNQVLAAFKAGELERDVVVVVRFQGPRANGMPELHKLTPALGVLQDKGFRVALLTDGRMSGASGKVPAVIHLSPEALPGPDGVSGPLAYLQDGDIVRVCAVNGEAIALVDEAEWAARTPAVAPPPALGVGRELFALFRHHADEAEKGGSAVLAAMESVI, translated from the coding sequence ATGACTGATCTGAACCCCGTAATCGCCAAGGTTACCGACCGCATTATCGCGCGCAGTGCTCCGCGCCGCGCCGCCTATCTCGAACTTATGGACCGCCAGCGCGAGGCGGGCACCAATCGCGGCAACCTCTCGTGCGGCAATCTCGCGCATGGCTTTGCCGCCTCCGGCGAGGACAAGCCCGCGATCCGGTCGGGCGCCGAGATGAATATCGGCATCGTCACCAGCTATAACGACATGCTCTCGGCGCATCAGCCGTACGGCCGCTATCCCGAACAGATCAAACTCTTCGCGCGCGAAGTCGGCGCGACCGCGCAGGTCGCGGGCGGCGTTCCCGCGATGTGCGACGGGGTGACGCAGGGACAGGCGGGCATGGACCTGTCGCTGTTCAGCCGCGACAATATCGCGCAGGGCACGGTGATCGCATTGAGCCACGCGATGTTCGAGAGCGCTTTGCTGCTCGGTATCTGCGACAAGATCGTTCCTGGCCTGTTGATCGGCGCGCTGCGTTTCGGCCACCTGCCGCAGATATTGATCCCCGCCGGGCCGATGCCTTCTGGCCTCGCGAACAAGGAAAAGCAGCGCGTCCGCCAGCTTTATGCCGAAGGCAAGGCGACGCGTGACGAGCTGCTAGAGGCCGAGGCGGCAAGCTATCACGGTGCGGGCACCTGTACTTTCTATGGCACCGCGAACAGCAACCAGATGATGATGGAGCTGATGGGGCTTCACATCCCCGGCAGCGCCTTCACCAACCCCGGCACCAAGCTGCGGCAGGAACTGACGCGCGCTGCGACGCACCGTATTGCGCAGATCGGCTGGGACGGCGACGATTATCGTCCGCTCGCGCGCTGCATCGATGAAAAGGCGATCGTCAACGCCGCGATCGGCCTGCTCGCGACGGGCGGCTCCACCAACCATGCGATCCACCTGCCCGCGATCGCGCGCGCGGCGGGGATCGTCATCGACTGGCAGGATTTCGACGAACTCAGCCACGCGGTGCCCTTGCTCGCGCGCGTCTATCCGAACGGGGCGGGCGACGTGAACAATTTCCATGCCGCAGGCGGGATCGGCTATGTCGTGCGCGAACTGCTCGGCGCCGGCTTGCTGCACGGCGATGTGCTGACCGTCGGCGGGACGATGGCCGACTATGCCGCCGAGCCGGTGCTCGTAAATGACGAACTCCACTGGCAGGCTGCCCCCGCCGAGAGCCGCGACGATACGATGCTGCGTCCCGTTTCGGCGCCTTTCTCGCCAGACGGCGGCATGCGCCTGCTCGCAGGCAATTTGGGCCGCGCGATTATCAAGACGAGCGCGGTTGCCGAGGATCGCTGGACGATCGAGGCGCCGTGCCGGATCTTCGACGACCAGAACCAGGTATTGGCCGCGTTCAAGGCGGGCGAGCTCGAGCGCGACGTCGTCGTCGTCGTCCGCTTCCAGGGCCCGCGCGCCAACGGCATGCCCGAACTGCACAAGCTGACCCCCGCGCTCGGCGTGCTGCAGGACAAGGGCTTCCGCGTTGCGCTCCTCACCGACGGCCGCATGTCGGGCGCGAGCGGCAAGGTGCCCGCGGTGATCCATCTGTCGCCCGAAGCCTTGCCTGGCCCCGACGGCGTCAGCGGCCCGCTCGCCTATTTGCAGGACGGCGACATCGTTCGCGTCTGCGCGGTGAACGGCGAGGCGATCGCGCTCGTCGACGAAGCCGAATGGGCCGCACGCACCCCCGCCGTCGCCCCGCCGCCCGCGCTGGGCGTCGGCCGCGAGTTGTTCGCCCTGTTCCGCCATCATGCCGACGAAGCCGAAAAGGGCGGGTCGGCCGTTCTTGCTGCCATGGAGTCCGTCATTTGA
- the zwf gene encoding glucose-6-phosphate dehydrogenase, which produces MLFPSLYNLHVDGLLADVLTIVASGRSKMDRAACHDMVRKALTEHLPADRLDDRQIATFLERVNYCSVDAGAGTGYDELAAQLGDRLGRPIGAYLSTPPSMFGPIAQGLKAASIACAECRIAMEKPIGHDLASSRNVNAEVGDAFAEDRVFRIDHYLGKETVQNLLALRFANMLFEPLWNAQAIDHVQITVAETVGLEGRVSYYDGVGALKDMVQNHMLQLLAIIAMEPPSSVSSTAVRDEKVKLLRSLRKMTAEDVKAHSVKGQYTSGAVNGGAVAGYADELGNPSNTETFVALKAYIDNWRWKGVPFYLRTGKRMPQRKSEVLIQFKPVPHNIFARVGAGKLDANSMIINLQPEENIRVKVMAKQPGLDRDGVKLKEVTMDVSLSHSFAGERRRIAYERLLLDFIEGDQTLFVRRDEVEAQWQWIDSIRDAWAAVDMAPQNYTAGSWGPSSAIALIERDGASWHD; this is translated from the coding sequence ATGCTTTTCCCCTCGCTCTACAATCTCCATGTCGACGGGCTGCTTGCCGATGTGCTGACGATTGTCGCGTCGGGACGATCGAAGATGGACCGCGCGGCGTGCCACGACATGGTGCGAAAAGCGCTGACCGAACATCTGCCCGCCGACCGGCTCGATGACCGGCAGATCGCGACCTTCCTCGAACGCGTCAATTATTGTTCGGTCGATGCGGGGGCCGGCACGGGTTATGACGAACTTGCGGCGCAGCTCGGCGACCGGCTCGGTCGTCCGATCGGCGCCTATCTTTCGACCCCGCCGTCGATGTTCGGTCCGATCGCCCAGGGGCTGAAGGCTGCGAGCATCGCCTGCGCCGAATGCCGCATCGCGATGGAAAAGCCGATCGGCCACGACCTTGCCTCGTCGCGCAACGTGAATGCCGAGGTCGGCGACGCCTTTGCCGAAGACCGCGTCTTCCGCATCGACCATTATCTCGGCAAGGAAACGGTGCAGAACCTGCTCGCGCTCCGCTTTGCCAACATGCTGTTCGAGCCGCTCTGGAATGCGCAGGCAATCGATCATGTTCAGATCACCGTCGCCGAAACCGTCGGGCTCGAGGGCCGCGTCTCCTATTATGACGGTGTCGGCGCGCTCAAGGACATGGTGCAGAACCATATGCTCCAACTGCTCGCGATCATCGCGATGGAGCCGCCTTCGAGCGTTTCGTCGACCGCGGTGCGCGACGAAAAGGTCAAGCTGCTCCGCTCGCTTCGCAAGATGACGGCCGAGGATGTGAAGGCGCACAGCGTCAAGGGCCAATATACCAGCGGTGCGGTCAATGGCGGTGCGGTCGCGGGCTATGCCGACGAGCTCGGCAATCCGTCGAACACCGAAACCTTCGTCGCTCTGAAAGCCTATATCGACAATTGGCGCTGGAAGGGCGTGCCCTTCTACCTGCGCACCGGCAAGCGCATGCCGCAGCGCAAGTCCGAGGTGCTGATCCAGTTCAAGCCGGTGCCGCACAATATCTTCGCGCGCGTCGGCGCGGGCAAGCTCGATGCGAACAGCATGATCATCAACTTGCAGCCCGAGGAGAATATCCGGGTCAAGGTGATGGCGAAGCAGCCCGGCCTCGATCGCGACGGGGTGAAGCTCAAAGAGGTGACGATGGACGTCTCGCTCTCGCACAGCTTTGCGGGCGAGCGGCGGCGCATCGCCTATGAGCGCCTGCTGCTCGATTTCATCGAGGGCGACCAGACCCTGTTCGTGCGCCGCGACGAGGTCGAGGCGCAGTGGCAGTGGATCGATTCGATCCGCGACGCCTGGGCCGCGGTCGATATGGCGCCGCAGAATTACACGGCGGGAAGCTGGGGGCCGTCGAGTGCAATCGCGCTGATCGAGCGCGACGGAGCGAGTTGGCATGACTGA
- the glpD gene encoding glycerol-3-phosphate dehydrogenase, giving the protein MLDSPAPYDVIVVGGGVNGAGVARDAAGRGARVLLLEANDLAEGTSSKSTKLIHGGLRYLEHYEFGLVREALKEREILWGIAPHIIRPLRFVLPHRPGLRPRWLLRLGLFLYDHIGGRKKLPATRSVDLRRHAAGGPLQPQYVKGFEYSDGWVDDARLVALNARDAADHGARVRTRTRAEMLRCEDGLWIVDARDDQGHQYRFTGRSVVNAAGPAVLDLLKRADAEPDQQMRLVRGSHIVVRKVFEHDYAYFFQLPDGRIFFAIPYERDFTLIGTTDQDHDGPASEANASDEEIAYLCEGASLYFREPVTPADVVWTYSGVRPLIEDGSGRPEAATRGYRIDLDMAEGAPLLTIYGGKITSYRHVAEDAVDELAGHIDALSRKHWTGKTSLPGGDFATDGIAALKAEYKLAYPFLTAATVDRIARAYGTDARRWLGDGASWDELGGEIAHGLSVAEVRWMVTREWARTTDDVLWRRSKLGLHFTPDQVTTLAEHIARLVAEARLADPEYFEGRVNN; this is encoded by the coding sequence ATGCTCGACAGCCCTGCCCCTTATGATGTCATCGTCGTCGGCGGCGGTGTCAATGGCGCGGGCGTCGCGCGCGATGCCGCGGGACGCGGGGCGCGCGTGCTGCTGCTCGAGGCGAACGACCTTGCCGAAGGCACATCGTCGAAGTCGACGAAGCTGATCCACGGCGGGCTGCGCTACCTCGAACATTATGAATTCGGCCTCGTGCGCGAGGCGCTCAAGGAGCGCGAAATACTGTGGGGCATCGCGCCGCATATCATCCGCCCGCTGCGTTTCGTGCTGCCGCATCGACCCGGTCTGCGCCCGCGCTGGCTGCTGCGGCTCGGCCTTTTCCTCTATGACCATATCGGCGGCCGCAAAAAGCTGCCCGCGACGCGATCGGTCGATTTGCGCCGCCATGCCGCGGGCGGGCCGCTGCAGCCGCAATATGTCAAAGGCTTCGAATATTCGGACGGCTGGGTCGACGATGCACGGCTCGTCGCGCTCAACGCACGCGACGCGGCCGATCATGGTGCGCGCGTCCGCACGCGCACGCGCGCCGAAATGCTGCGCTGCGAGGATGGGCTGTGGATCGTCGACGCTCGCGACGACCAAGGGCACCAATATCGCTTTACCGGGCGCAGCGTCGTCAATGCGGCGGGGCCGGCGGTGCTCGACCTGCTGAAGCGCGCCGACGCCGAACCCGATCAGCAGATGCGGCTGGTTCGCGGATCGCATATCGTCGTGCGCAAGGTCTTCGAGCACGACTATGCCTATTTCTTCCAGCTCCCCGACGGACGCATCTTCTTCGCCATCCCCTATGAACGCGACTTCACGCTGATCGGGACAACCGACCAGGACCATGACGGGCCGGCAAGCGAAGCGAACGCGAGCGACGAGGAAATCGCCTATCTGTGCGAAGGCGCGAGCCTCTATTTTCGCGAGCCGGTCACCCCCGCCGATGTCGTGTGGACCTATTCGGGCGTCCGGCCGCTGATCGAGGACGGATCGGGGCGCCCCGAGGCGGCGACGCGCGGATACCGGATCGACCTCGACATGGCCGAGGGCGCGCCGCTGCTCACCATCTATGGCGGCAAGATCACCAGCTATCGCCATGTTGCCGAAGATGCGGTCGACGAACTCGCCGGGCATATCGATGCGCTGTCGCGTAAGCATTGGACCGGCAAGACGTCGCTTCCCGGCGGCGATTTCGCGACCGACGGTATCGCGGCATTGAAGGCCGAATATAAGCTCGCCTATCCCTTCCTGACCGCCGCAACGGTCGACCGTATCGCCCGCGCCTATGGCACCGACGCGCGGCGCTGGCTGGGCGATGGCGCTAGCTGGGACGAACTCGGCGGCGAAATCGCCCACGGGCTCAGCGTCGCCGAAGTCCGCTGGATGGTGACGCGCGAATGGGCGCGCACGACCGACGATGTGCTCTGGCGGCGAAGCAAGCTGGGGCTGCATTTCACGCCCGATCAGGTGACCACGCTCGCCGAACATATCGCCCGCCTCGTCGCCGAGGCGCGGCTTGCCGATCCGGAATATTTTGAGGGTCGCGTGAATAACTGA
- a CDS encoding DUF1579 domain-containing protein yields the protein MIDMNLTRRGALEIAVAGGLVAMAGSAGNAAPPSAAANDWAFLVGRWKVRHRKLRERLTGSSDWIEFDGSSENWPLLGGGANVEDNIFYTPEETYRGVALRAFDPATNLWSIWWLDSRATDRLDVPVRGTFEDGVGTFLAEDNWKGTPVTVRFRWSDITPQSAKWEQAFSTDGGATWEVNWVMKFTRA from the coding sequence ATGATCGACATGAACTTGACGCGCCGCGGCGCACTCGAAATCGCCGTAGCGGGCGGACTTGTCGCGATGGCCGGGTCGGCGGGCAACGCCGCGCCGCCATCGGCGGCGGCGAACGACTGGGCTTTTCTGGTCGGGCGCTGGAAGGTCCGCCATCGCAAATTGCGTGAACGGCTCACCGGCAGCAGCGACTGGATCGAGTTCGACGGCAGCAGCGAGAATTGGCCGTTGCTTGGCGGCGGCGCGAATGTCGAAGACAATATCTTTTATACGCCGGAAGAGACCTATCGCGGCGTCGCGCTGCGCGCCTTCGATCCCGCGACGAACTTATGGTCGATCTGGTGGCTCGATTCGCGCGCGACCGACCGGCTCGACGTGCCGGTGCGCGGGACGTTCGAGGATGGCGTCGGAACCTTTCTTGCCGAGGACAACTGGAAGGGCACGCCGGTGACGGTGCGTTTCCGCTGGTCGGACATCACGCCGCAGTCGGCCAAGTGGGAGCAAGCCTTCTCGACCGACGGCGGCGCGACGTGGGAGGTCAACTGGGTGATGAAGTTCACCCGCGCCTGA